From Vitis vinifera cultivar Pinot Noir 40024 chromosome 14, ASM3070453v1, a single genomic window includes:
- the LOC100267457 gene encoding uncharacterized protein LOC100267457 — MRDFPSCFGENGVQVADSSSSNATKTAQNLVTCVYQCRLRGRSCLITVVWSKNLMGQGLSVGIDDSANQSLCKVDIKPWLFSKRKGSKSLEANSSKIDIYWDFSSAKFGSGPEPLEGFYVGVVFDRQMVLLLGDLRKEAFKKTNATPVPSNAVFIAKRENIFGKKVFRTKAQFCDNGQIHDLMIECDTIGVTDPYLVIRVDSKIVMQVKQLRWKFRGNHTIAVDGLAVEVFWDVHNWLFSTTLGNAVFLFKTCLSAEKLWASQPLSDPNVFQDPNVVTLSCSQRFRDSQSQALSFSLILHALKNE, encoded by the coding sequence ATGAGGGATTTCCCATCTTGTTTTGGTGAAAATGGTGTTCAAGTTGCTGATTCTTCATCCTCTAATGCTACTAAAACTGCTCAAAACCTGGTTACCTGCGTGTATCAATGCCGTTTGCGTGGCCGGTCTTGTTTGATTACTGTTGTGTGGAGCAAGAATTTGATGGGCCAAGGCCTTAGTGTTGGGATCGATGATTCTGCAAATCAAAGCCTTTGTAAAGTTGATATTAAGCCTTGGTTGTTCTCCAAGAGAAAAGGGTCAAAGAGTTTAGAAGCAAATTCTAGTAAGATTGATATTTATTGGGACTTTTCTTCAGCTAAATTTGGATCTGGGCCCGAGCCATTGGAGGGATTTTATGTCGGGGTTGTGTTTGATCGTCAAATGGTCCTCCTTCTCGGGGATTTGAGAAAGGAGGCATTTAAGAAGACAAATGCAACCCCTGTTCCTTCTAATGCCGTTTTTATTGCCAAGAGAGAGAACATTTTTGGAAAGAAAGTCTTCAGAACCAAGGCTCAGTTTTGTGATAATGGGCAAATTCACGATCTCATGATTGAATGTGACACTATTGGTGTCACTGATCCATACCTGGTGATCCGTGTGGACAGTAAGATTGTGATGCAGGTGAAGCAGCTTCGGTGGAAGTTTCGGGGCAACCATACCATTGCAGTTGATGGCCTTGCAGTTGAAGTTTTCTGGGATGTCCATAATTGGCTCTTTAGTACAACTCTTGGAAATGCtgtttttttgttcaaaacctgCCTCTCTGCAGAGAAGTTATGGGCTAGCCAACCACTCTCAGATCCGAATGTATTCCAAGATCCAAATGTAGTAACATTGTCTTGCTCACAGAGATTCCGAGATTCCCAGTCGCAAGCTCTTAGTTTCTCGCTGATCTTGCATGCTTTGAAAAATGAATAG